In a single window of the Flavivirga spongiicola genome:
- a CDS encoding PorP/SprF family type IX secretion system membrane protein, which yields MKKYLLHIVIFLCFLQQFHTQEKEDGVVSFALPVRNSLKFNRYIINPTFSFVREQNKYISFNNKRQWVQFEDAPQTYLFGYSGRFREDIGVGVGLFQQSYGVLTTFGGVLNFAYNVVLDRDSNLTFGMNLGFYKSGLNDGKIVTNFPDDSLDNIPSNSLLTVNPGINYGTDFLDFGLSINNAVLYNLKTSKIVEDDPEQSIQAHVMYTGYTNSRGFFDESKFSGLIRSEFKKDKTVLSGIAMLTVPKGIWAQVGYNTLYGLSGGLGLNISTQISIEYNFEKAMGDLVDFGSSHDITLAYKFKNRYRYRYSGDDEENSIIIPTKRTRRPIARRKAPTKPKVSAKERAAAAAKAKADAAARVKAAEERAKERAEAAARAKEAAEAKAKADEEAARLKATAEAKAKADEAARLKAAAEAKAKADEAARLKAAAEAKAKADEAARLKAAAEAKAKADEAARLKAAAEAKAKADEAARLKAAAEAKAKADEAARLKAAAEAKAKADEAARLKAAAEAKAKADEAARLKAAAEAKAKADEAARLKAAAEAKAKADEAARLKAAAEAKAKADEAARLKAAAEAKAKADEEARLKAAAEAKAKADEEARLKAAAEAKAKADEAARLKAAAEAKAKADEAARLKATAEAKAKADEEARLKAAAEAKADEEARLKAAAEAKAKADEAARLKAAAEAKAKADEAARLKAAAEAKAKADEAARLKAAAEAKAKADEEARLKAAAEAKAKADEEARLKAAAEAAAKAKAEEEERAKSPVADITKSMNDLLTRLDETVAIRDQDLKDLKEENDLGEKGIFKAPRPFKSITAENAALESLKSELDGVINTRNEQIEKLEKSYKGSINPTELKMLERLKSEQIQALKSRENLMSALDKINVATEIERKRRIKRAAYDNADDRHSKDMATLNRIKQNTRVSTVPLKEEDFDFGEKQSENIQIVKDVKNTESGYYLVIAVHNDVDKRDEFVKKAVSAGQADINFFYDENTSKYFIYYEKFNSVEQATRALKTKGDKPYNGKMSMVKIEN from the coding sequence GTGAAAAAATATTTATTACATATCGTTATATTTTTATGTTTTTTACAGCAATTCCATACTCAAGAAAAAGAAGATGGAGTTGTTTCGTTTGCGCTACCTGTTAGAAATTCTTTAAAGTTTAATAGATATATTATCAATCCTACTTTCAGTTTTGTAAGAGAACAAAATAAATATATTAGTTTTAATAATAAAAGACAATGGGTTCAGTTTGAAGATGCTCCACAAACATATTTATTCGGTTACTCAGGAAGATTTAGAGAAGATATAGGTGTTGGTGTTGGATTATTTCAACAAAGTTATGGCGTATTAACCACCTTTGGGGGGGTCTTAAATTTTGCTTATAATGTTGTTTTAGACAGAGATAGCAATTTAACTTTTGGTATGAATCTGGGATTTTACAAAAGTGGTTTGAACGACGGCAAAATAGTCACAAATTTTCCAGACGATTCATTAGATAATATACCTTCAAATTCATTATTAACTGTAAATCCTGGAATAAATTATGGCACAGATTTTCTTGATTTTGGACTATCAATTAATAATGCTGTTTTATATAATTTAAAAACATCAAAAATAGTTGAAGATGATCCTGAACAAAGTATTCAGGCACATGTTATGTATACAGGTTATACTAATAGTCGCGGTTTTTTTGATGAAAGTAAGTTTTCCGGATTAATTAGATCAGAATTCAAAAAGGATAAAACGGTTCTTTCCGGAATAGCTATGTTGACTGTTCCTAAAGGTATTTGGGCACAAGTAGGATACAACACTTTATATGGATTATCCGGTGGATTGGGGCTTAATATTAGCACTCAAATTTCTATAGAGTATAATTTTGAAAAAGCGATGGGAGACTTAGTAGATTTTGGAAGCTCTCATGATATTACTTTAGCTTATAAATTTAAAAATAGATACAGATATAGATATAGTGGTGATGACGAAGAAAATTCAATTATTATTCCTACTAAAAGAACAAGACGTCCTATAGCTAGGAGAAAAGCGCCTACAAAACCAAAAGTTTCGGCTAAAGAAAGAGCAGCAGCGGCAGCGAAAGCAAAAGCCGATGCAGCAGCTAGAGTAAAAGCAGCAGAAGAAAGAGCTAAAGAAAGAGCTGAAGCAGCAGCTAGGGCAAAAGAAGCCGCAGAAGCTAAAGCTAAGGCAGATGAAGAAGCAGCCAGATTAAAAGCGACAGCCGAGGCGAAAGCAAAAGCAGACGAAGCAGCTAGATTAAAGGCAGCAGCCGAGGCGAAAGCAAAAGCAGACGAAGCGGCCAGATTAAAGGCAGCAGCCGAAGCGAAAGCCAAAGCAGACGAAGCAGCCAGATTAAAGGCAGCAGCCGAAGCGAAAGCCAAAGCAGATGAAGCAGCCAGATTAAAAGCAGCAGCAGAAGCGAAAGCCAAAGCAGACGAAGCAGCCAGATTAAAAGCAGCAGCAGAAGCGAAAGCCAAAGCAGATGAAGCAGCTAGGTTAAAAGCAGCCGCCGAAGCGAAAGCCAAAGCAGACGAAGCAGCTAGATTAAAGGCAGCAGCAGAAGCGAAAGCCAAAGCAGACGAAGCGGCCAGGTTAAAAGCAGCAGCCGAAGCGAAAGCCAAAGCAGACGAAGCGGCCAGATTGAAAGCAGCAGCCGAAGCGAAAGCCAAAGCAGACGAAGCAGCTAGATTAAAGGCAGCAGCCGAAGCGAAAGCAAAAGCAGACGAAGCAGCTAGGTTAAAAGCGGCAGCCGAAGCGAAAGCAAAAGCGGATGAAGAGGCTAGGTTAAAAGCAGCAGCCGAGGCGAAAGCCAAAGCAGATGAAGAGGCCAGGTTAAAAGCAGCAGCCGAAGCGAAAGCAAAAGCAGACGAAGCAGCTAGATTAAAGGCAGCAGCAGAAGCGAAAGCCAAAGCAGACGAAGCAGCTAGATTAAAGGCAACAGCCGAAGCGAAAGCCAAAGCAGATGAAGAGGCTAGGTTAAAAGCGGCAGCCGAAGCCAAAGCAGACGAAGAAGCCAGATTAAAAGCGGCAGCAGAAGCGAAAGCCAAAGCAGACGAAGCAGCTAGATTAAAGGCAGCAGCCGAAGCCAAAGCCAAAGCAGACGAAGCGGCCAGATTAAAGGCAGCAGCCGAAGCGAAAGCAAAAGCGGATGAAGCAGCCAGATTAAAGGCAGCAGCAGAAGCGAAAGCCAAAGCAGATGAAGAGGCTAGGTTAAAAGCAGCAGCAGAAGCGAAAGCCAAAGCAGACGAAGAAGCCAGATTAAAAGCGGCAGCAGAAGCAGCGGCCAAAGCTAAAGCTGAAGAAGAAGAAAGGGCAAAATCACCAGTAGCTGATATTACCAAATCGATGAATGATTTATTAACAAGGTTAGATGAAACAGTGGCTATTAGAGATCAAGACCTTAAGGATTTAAAAGAAGAAAATGATTTAGGTGAAAAAGGTATTTTTAAAGCTCCAAGACCTTTTAAAAGTATAACAGCAGAAAATGCTGCTTTAGAATCCTTGAAATCAGAGCTTGACGGTGTTATTAATACCCGAAATGAGCAAATTGAAAAGTTAGAAAAATCATATAAAGGTTCGATTAATCCGACTGAATTGAAAATGTTAGAAAGATTGAAATCAGAACAAATACAAGCTTTAAAATCAAGAGAAAATTTAATGTCTGCATTAGATAAAATTAATGTAGCTACAGAAATAGAGAGAAAACGAAGAATTAAACGTGCGGCTTACGATAATGCAGATGACAGGCATTCAAAAGATATGGCTACATTAAATCGAATCAAACAAAATACACGTGTAAGTACGGTACCTCTTAAAGAAGAAGATTTTGATTTTGGAGAAAAACAGAGTGAAAACATACAAATTGTAAAAGATGTTAAAAATACAGAAAGTGGTTATTATTTAGTAATTGCTGTACATAATGATGTTGATAAAAGAGATGAGTTTGTAAAGAAAGCAGTATCTGCAGGACAAGCTGATATAAACTTCTTCTACGACGAAAACACTAGTAAGTATTTCATTTATTATGAGAAGTTTAATAGTGTAGAACAAGCAACAAGGGCTTTAAAAACTAAAGGTGATAAACCATATAATGGAAAAATGTCAATGGTTAAAATTGAAAATTAG